A genomic region of Kluyveromyces marxianus DMKU3-1042 DNA, complete genome, chromosome 5 contains the following coding sequences:
- the SLA1 gene encoding cytoskeletal protein-binding protein SLA1: MTIFLGVYSVLYDYEAQTDEELSVKEGDLLYLLEKSEVDDWWTVKKRVIGSDQDEPVGLVPSNYIEEAQVNGSVVALYDYAEVQNANEELVFHEGDVFSLYDDRDPDWFLVKNSKTGEVGFVPGNYVEKQGSAPAASASASTSTPAPVPISELPPPPQRVDLKPATQSSEKHTSAASMSSPTTEVQKSHAHAEPAAPAMPQRPSTTDHQTSYGEEPSSQRKSRAYDNYEDDEDDEDIPPLPSRSGATATTGAARSSSSGAPSSTVEHVWSVNEIDGRKKRKAKLTVSADRIHFFSAKTKVDQEWGVADLISYDNEKKHLFLEFKNPYINLELHTGSTDTANEIIGVLGEIKGAHVAVGLREVKDASRPVLMKKRAKVIYDFFANADDELTVREGEYVNILDDKTSKDWYMCESVETNKRGIVPAQFVQTRKSGSGSQGDKDVSPSKQRTRSRSNTTRSMSSAGNQNLPGSWKEDADQDLSKKKSKTGGFFSKKKKTESKTSSSSSQHADKEKDFPDPKKVRIWVDRTGTFKVEAQFLGCVDGKINLHKVNGVKIAVAADKLSEDDILYVERLTGMSMEKYKPRSKSTNGDSSVVNQERERRRKLKERERELEERERDRQLREQELKELQRTRALLEQEREKMRQAQDKELPPVQPPRPGSEGSKQHRSVPSTTNKPDYDWFEFFLNCGVDVNNCQRYTINFEREQISEEILQDIDPTLLRNLGLREGDILRVMKYLDNKYGRKQEASPSTGLFTEADGTLKVNHTGAANSAGVSHNLLPAEAPASKDDDAWTVRPAAKAAETSNKSHDFSGSLQDLLDLKPLEPKKKEAPAPDVKHLEPVSAQHTSKPEESVTENKTGTSLVPLDPFKTGGNNLIPIATGGIVMMPVATGGLVPFQATGGFLPMQRTGGLVTSQSTGFLPLQRTGGLVAPQTTFGMHPTGTVLPVQKTANGLIPANTGGLIPQTTFGLQQSSTFTGNLNAGPLPLQRTGGGLPQTSFGAQPLQPTTTFGNQFTGGANIQPVNTFGNQLTGGAMGMQPQTAFGNQLTGGAMNMQPQTTFGNQLTGGMNMLPQTSFGNQLTGGMNMQPQTTFGNQFTGGAMNMQPQPNLGNQLTGGQLLQQSQISFNNQLTGGANMPQQFGTSIPQTSFGALQPTGGFQPQSSFGLNLQRTGGMNAGPQTSFNNQTSVNQVTTSFQNMGLSQQPLQNQPTGFGFGNGPQAQQQRQANIYNASADNPFGF; this comes from the coding sequence ATGACAATATTTCTAGGCGTGTACAGTGTACTTTATGACTATGAGGCGCAAACGGATGAGGAATTGAGTGTGAAGGAGGGCGATTTGCTGTatcttttggaaaagtCAGAAGTGGACGATTGGTGGACAGTGAAGAAAAGGGTCATTGGGTCGGATCAAGACGAGCCTGTGGGTCTAGTTCCAAGCAATTACATTGAAGAAGCGCAAGTCAATGGGAGTGTAGTCGCACTCTATGACTATGCGGAGGTTCAGAATGCTAATGAGGAGTTGGTTTTCCATGAGGGAGATGTGTTCAGCTTGTATGATGATAGGGACCCAGACTGGTTCTTGGTGAAGAATTCCAAAACAGGAGAAGTCGGGTTTGTTCCGGGCAATTACGTGGAGAAACAGGGCTCTGCTCCAgcagcatcagcatcagcatcaacatcaacaccaGCGCCTGTTCCGATCTCTGAACTTCCCCCACCACCTCAAAGGGTAGACTTAAAACCAGCCACACAGTCGTCAGAAAAACATACTTCCGCCGCATCAATGTCGTCCCCAACTACAGAAGTGCAAAAGTCTCACGCTCACGCCGAGCCTGCCGCACCGGCGATGCCACAAAGACCATCTACAACAGACCATCAAACCAGCTACGGTGAGGAACCATCATCGCAAAGAAAATCTAGAGCATACGATAAttatgaagatgatgaagatgatgaagatatcCCTCCATTGCCAAGCAGAAGCGGTGCGACTGCTACGACTGGGGCTgctcgttcttcttcttcaggtGCACCATCATCAACTGTGGAACATGTGTGGTCTGTCAACGAAATTGATGGCCgtaagaagagaaaagcGAAATTGACTGTGTCTGCAGACCGTATCCATTTCTTCTCAGCAAAGACAAAAGTCGATCAAGAGTGGGGGGTAGCAGATTTAATAAGTTAtgataatgaaaagaaacactTGTTCTTGGAATTCAAGAATCCCTACATTAATCTAGAATTGCATACAGGTTCCACCGACACTGCAAACGAAATCATTGGCGTCTTAGGTGAAATTAAAGGAGCTCATGTGGCAGTCGGTTTACGTGAAGTTAAAGATGCCTCAAGACCCgtcttgatgaagaaaagagcCAAGGTTATATATGATTTCTTTGCCAATGCAGATGATGAACTTACCGTTAGAGAGGGAGAATATGTCAACATCTTGGACGACAAAACTTCCAAAGACTGGTACATGTGTGAATCGGTCGAAACGAACAAAAGAGGTATAGTTCCTGCTCAATTTGTTCAAACACGTAAATCAGGCTCAGGTTCACAAGGTGATAAAGATGTTAGCCCTTCAAAGCAAAGGACAAGATCTAGGTCAAATACCACTAGGTCAATGAGCTCTGCGGGAAACCAAAACTTACCAGGAAGCTGGAAGGAGGATGCCGATCAGGATCtttccaaaaagaagtccAAGACTGGTGGATTTTtctcgaagaagaagaaaactgaGTCAAagacatcatcatcatcttctcAACATGctgataaagaaaaggacTTCCCTGATCCAAAGAAGGTTCGTATTTGGGTAGACAGAACAGGAACCTTCAAGGTGGAAGCTCAATTTTTAGGGTGTGTTGATGGGAAAATTAACTTACATAAAGTCAATGGTGTTAAGATTGCTGTCGCTGCAGATAAACTCTCAGAGGACGATATTCTTTACGTTGAAAGATTGACTGGTATGTCTATGGAAAAGTACAAGCCTAGATCAAAGAGCACAAATGGCGACAGTAGTGTTGTTAACCAAGAACgtgaaagaagaagaaagttaAAGGAACGTGAACGTGAATTGGAAGAGAGAGAGCGTGATCGTCAACTAAGAGAACAAGAGCTAAAAGAGTTGCAAAGAACCAGAGCCCTACTTGAACaggagagagagaagatgAGACAGGCGCAAGATAAAGAGCTGCCTCCCGTCCAACCACCTAGACCAGGTAGTGAAGGCTCAAAGCAACATCGTTCTGTTCCTTccacaacaaacaaaccaGATTATGACTGGTTCGAATTTTTCCTAAATTGCGGTGTTGACGTAAATAACTGTCAACGTTATACTATAAACTTTGAAAGGGAGCAAATTAGTGAAGAGATTTTGCAAGACATTGATCCAACCTTGTTAAGGAACTTGGGCTTGCGCGAAGGTGATATCTTAAGAGtgatgaaatatttggataACAAATATGGCAGAAAACAGGAAGCTTCTCCATCAACTGGATTGTTTACCGAAGCGGATGGTACCCTCAAAGTCAATCATACAGGAGCCGCAAACTCGGCTGGTGTGTCACACAACCTGCTGCCTGCAGAGGCACCTGCAAGTaaggatgatgatgctTGGACGGTCAGACCTGCTGCCAAAGCAGCTGAAACTTCCAACAAGTCACATGACTTCTCTGGATCCTTACAAGATTTACTAGACCTAAAACCCTTggaaccaaagaagaaggaggcTCCTGCACCAGATGTGAAGCATTTGGAACCAGTTTCTGCTCAGCATACTAGCAAGCCTGAGGAGAGTGtaacagaaaacaaaactgGTACGTCTTTGGTACCATTGGATCCATTCAAAACTGGTGGTAATAACTTGATCCCAATAGCAACAGGCGGGATTGTTATGATGCCAGTGGCAACAGGCGGGTTGGTCCCATTCCAAGCAACTGGTGGTTTCTTACCAATGCAAAGAACTGGTGGGCTCGTCACGAGTCAATCAACTGGTTTCCTCCCACTGCAAAGAACAGGAGGATTGGTCGCACCTCAAACTACTTTCGGGATGCATCCAACTGGTACCGTTTTACCTGTACAAAAGACTGCAAACGGTTTGATTCCAGCTAATACTGGCGGTCTAATTCCTCAAACAACTTTCGGATTACAACAATCCAGTACTTTCACTGGAAACCTTAATGCAGGGCCATTACCACTACAAAGAACAGGAGGAGGATTACCacaaacttcttttggtgCCCAACCTTTACAACCAACCACGACATTTGGAAACCAATTTACTGGAGGTGCAAATATACAGCCTGTCAACACTTTTGGAAACCAGCTTACCGGAGGTGCTATGGGTATGCAACCTCAAACAGCCTTTGGAAACCAGCTTACAGGTGGTGCAATGAACATGCAACCTCAAACCACCTTTGGTAACCAACTGACAGGTGGTATGAATATGCTACCGCAAACCAGCTTCGGTAACCAACTAACAGGGGGTATGAATATGCAACCACAAACAACATTTGGTAATCAGTTTACCGGAGGTGCAATGAATATGCAACCGCAACCCAATTTAGGTAATCAATTGACTGGAGGTCAACTCCTTCAACAATCTCAGATATCATTTAATAACCAATTGACAGGAGGTGCTAACATGCCACAACAATTCGGCACAAGTATACCTCAAACCTCCTTTGGAGCTTTACAACCTACTGGCGGTTTCCAACCACAATCTTCATTTGGCCTGAACTTACAAAGAACTGGTGGTATGAATGCGGGTCCACaaacttctttcaacaatCAAACTAGTGTGAACCAAGTCACCacttctttccaaaatatGGGATTGTCCCAACAACCTTTGCAAAACCAACCAACaggttttggttttggtaATGGGCCACAAgctcaacaacaaagacaagcaaatatatataatgcTTCAGCAGATAATCCGTTTGGATTTTAG
- the MPO1 gene encoding 2-hydroxy-palmitic acid dioxygenase MPO1, producing MSSNSNLFDLEAQLAFYKAYHNTSGNVFIHSIFVPTILFTSMRILNDVEVYGGYKLSQILAAAFGIFYIALKVPTGVLASAILVGMNKVLNDGTVDITAKTAWILFVVSWIFQFIGHGVFEKRKPALLDNLVQSLVLAPYFILFELLFSIGLMPDLKKSLQARVDAERKSR from the coding sequence ATGAGCTCTAATTCTAATCTTTTTGACCTTGAAGCGCAGTTGGCCTTTTATAAGGCGTATCACAATACGTCGGGGAACGTGTTCATTCACAGTATCTTTGTGCCCACGATTTTGTTCACAAGCATGCGAATTTTGAACGACGTGGAGGTTTATGGTGGGTACAAGCTGAGCCAGATACTTGCAGCGGCCTTTGGAATTTTCTACATAGCATTGAAAGTTCCTACTGGTGTTTTGGCATCTGCCATATTGGTTGGGATGAACAAAGTTTTGAACGATGGGACCGTGGACATTACTGCTAAAACAGCCTGgattttgtttgttgtgAGCTGGATATTTCAGTTTATCGGCCACGGCGTGTTTGAGAAGCGCAAGCCTGCGCTTCTCGACAATTTAGTGCAGAGTCTTGTGCTCGCACCATACTTTATTCTATTCGAGCTCTTGTTCAGCATTGGATTGATGCCGGACTTGAAGAAATCCTTACAGGCTCGCGTTGATGCAGAAAGGAAGTCTCGGTAG
- the SCL1 gene encoding proteasome core particle subunit alpha 1: protein MSTAGYDRHITIFSPEGRLYQVEYAFKAANQPNLNSIAVRSQSCSVVISQKKVPDKLLDPKTVSYIFPVARHIGFCATGPIPDARNIALRCKAEASEFRYKYGYDIPCSVLAKRMANLSQIYTQRAYMRPLGVILTFISYDEETGPAIFKCDPAGYYTGYKATATGPKQQELNSTLEKHFKKLGSDKLDEDSWEKVVEFGITTLIDSLGTDFGKNDLEVGVAVKDKFFTLTAEEIEERLVSIAEQD, encoded by the coding sequence ATGTCTACAGCAGGTTACGATCGTCACATTACTATTTTCTCGCCTGAAGGTCGTTTGTACCAGGTGGAATATGCGTTTAAGGCAGCCAACCAACCTAACTTGAATTCGATAGCAGTTAGATCGCAGTCATGTTCTGTGGTAATCAGCCAGAAGAAAGTGCCAGATAAACTTTTGGATCCCAAGACTGTGAGCTACATCTTCCCTGTGGCTCGTCACATTGGATTCTGTGCCACTGGGCCGATTCCAGATGCTAGAAACATTGCATTGAGGTGCAAGGCTGAAGCGAGCGAGTTCCGTTACAAGTACGGTTACGATATTCCATGTTCTGTGCTAGCCAAGAGAATGGCCAATCTATCgcaaatatatacacaGAGGGCATACATGAGACCATTGGGTGTTATTTTGACGTTTATATCCTACGATGAGGAAACCGGGCCTGCTATTTTCAAGTGCGACCCTGCCGGATACTATACAGGGTACAAGGCCACGGCTACAGGaccaaaacaacaagaatTGAACTCAACATTGGAGAAGCACTTCAAGAAGCTGGGGAGCGATAAACTGGATGAAGATAGCTGGGAGAAAGTTGTTGAGTTCGGTATCACCACCCTTATCGATTCGCTAGGAACCGATTTTGGTAAAAACGACCTTGAAGTCGGTGTTGCAGTAAAGgacaagttcttcactctaacagcagaagaaatcGAGGAGAGATTGGTCTCTATCGCCGAACAAGATtag
- the LDB7 gene encoding Ldb7p produces MGYYDAISALNVADGPEQVAFTKNQLVFLAKEEIQQRKDRDTLKKSDEVEGRRVPVHEYLGPLSAKQAEAAAFAEYHWDHQLLGPYVPKSKLESLSATEFAAYFDKRQFEEGRRALERVSMVPAVVLPINNGPGEVVYGDMGGRPRHQQRQYRQ; encoded by the coding sequence ATGGGTTATTACGATGCTATAAGTGCTCTGAATGTAGCGGATGGACCTGAGCAAGTTGCCTTCACAAAAAATCAGCTAGTCTTCTTAGCGAAGGAAGAAATTCAACAGAGGAAAGATAGAGAtacattgaagaaaagcGATGAGGTAGAAGGAAGACGCGTTCCTGTGCATGAATATTTGGGTCCACTCTCAGCCAAACAGGCCGAGGCGGCAGCTTTTGCAGAATACCATTGGGACCATCAGTTGCTAGGGCCCTATGTGCCAAAATCGAAACTAGAATCATTATCTGCCACGGAATTTGCAGCGTACTTTGACAAGAGACAATTCGAAGAGGGAAGACGTGCGTTGGAACGAGTAAGTATGGTTCCCGCAGTGGTTCTACCGATAAACAATGGTCCAGGTGAGGTTGTTTACGGGGACATGGGGGGTAGGCCACGTCATCAACAAAGACAATACAGACAGTGA
- a CDS encoding GAL4 domain-containing family protein: MVNEVKKRTKPCISCKLSKVKCDYTVSLPCKRCLKLGINCQYGNNSRSVPIPVPLAGPVHAQGTLPGMVPMPIPTNGMPQPQPQPQMQQPRRVPAQTMNNVTTDLNMQGGNNPQIWAHSVDNRLNNFESLLETILSALYNNKIEQQTRMDQMQNEINSQATLTQNLITSQKTNRQAPIRLPNLSELEQSIDMSKRVQHTRQESPPVTAYPKYLNPLDRNGNGNGGRTDDHDVKDFRTESVITKQEAHKLLDHFVKYFGPHLYGFPFDGLNVDNLWNDSPLLLVAICTITCAHYPNLDSKFEALNSSLHWFASQLLRTPDSNMNLEHDILGLIIASLWLSQSKMFSSLAIQLARTWRIDQLYSPKLEKLWYLLYILDGTENLTSHKSPSIYKDMEPIIKDSRRSVIEKLENTSTEGQFFRKALIDYDQNTKHTATHKQLELLNEVRSEKFELDNTTLQDLRLLTQLEYHMAMESVFHNKNTHLSSLHDESLEATMTLLPTEKFGIPWTNNMDLDKWMISWTIALQNIKMQNDPWCFKSTLLYYNFARMHINTKALLQGKKSALIGDVGSSELVNLWHSQTPTNRTKVDSTELSATKEISRSSAITLLKLATKDKDLVPIFQFFPVHIYIMLYYASLVVLNPSMINEISQKEAQQGFTLVTKFKNVLEDVAISDRVLKKNLVKALSQLLQNFKLEFSAINKDSRKVYELIDHEKTTTPNEKQRPILAWPGTNPGHP, from the coding sequence ATGGTTAATGAGGTGAAAAAGCGTACGAAACCGTGCATATCATGCAAACTATCGAAGGTCAAATGTGATTATACGGTCAGTTTACCATGCAAGCGTTGTCTGAAACTAGGTATTAACTGTCAATATGGCAACAACTCGAGATCGGTTCCTATCCCTGTGCCTTTAGCAGGGCCTGTGCATGCGCAGGGAACTTTACCTGGGATGGTCCCCATGCCCATACCGACGAACGGTATGCCGCAACCGCAACCACAGCCGCAAATGCAGCAGCCTCGTAGGGTACCTGCACAGACTATGAATAACGTAACAACTGATTTGAATATGCAGGGTGGAAATAACCCTCAAATTTGGGCCCATTCGGTTGATAACCGATTAAACAATTTCGAATCTTTGCTGGAGACCATTTTGTCAGCGttgtataataataagatAGAGCAACAGACACGCATGGATCAAATgcaaaatgaaatcaattcGCAAGCTACTTTAACTCAAAATCTGATAACCTCTCAAAAAACTAACAGGCAAGCGCCGATACGGCTACCTAATTTGTCTGAGTTAGAACAATCGATCGACATGTCTAAAAGGGTGCAACATACCAGGCAAGAGTCACCGCCAGTTACTGCATATccaaaatatttgaatccCTTAGATAGAAATGGTAACGGAAATGGTGGCCGTACTGATGATCATGATGTTAAAGATTTTAGAACAGAAAGCGTGATAACGAAACAAGAAGCCCACAAACTGTTGGACCACTTCGTGAAATATTTCGGTCCGCATCTGTATGGCTTCCCATTTGATGGTTTAAATGTAGATAATCTTTGGAACGATTCTCCGTTGCTTCTAGTGGCTATTTGCACGATCACTTGCGCCCATTATCCTAACCTAGACTCTAAGTTCGAAGCGCTAAACTCATCATTGCACTGGTTTGCATCACAGCTGCTTCGCACTCCTGATTCGAACATGAATCTCGAGCATGACATACTTGGTTTGATCATAGCATCCTTATGGTTATCACAAAGCAAAATGTTCAGTTCCCTAGCGATACAGTTAGCAAGAACCTGGAGAATCGATCAACTCTACTCCCCAAAACTCGAGAAATTATGGTACCTACTTTATATTTTAGATGGGACTGAAAACCTAACGTCACATAAGAGCCCTTCGATTTATAAAGATATGGAACCAATAATCAAAGATTCGAGAAGGAGTGTTATTGAAAAACTAGAAAACACTTCTACAGAGGGACAATTCTTCAGAAAGGCACTCATTGATTACGATCAGAATACAAAACACACCGCTACACATAAGCAGTTAGAACTATTGAATGAGGTGAGAAGTGAGAAGTTTGAGCTCGATAATACAACACTACAGGATTTACGTTTATTGACTCAATTAGAGTATCATATGGCAATGGAATCAGTATTTCATAATAAAAACACGCACCTCTCCTCTTTGCATGACGAATCGTTAGAAGCGACAATGACTCTTTTACCCACAGAAAAGTTTGGCATTCCTTGGACCAACAACATGGATTTAGATAAGTGGATGATATCGTGGACCATTGCCttacaaaatatcaaaatgCAAAATGACCCATGGTGTTTCAAATCAACACTTTTGTACTATAACTTTGCTCGGATGCATATTAACACAAAGGCTCTATTGCAAGGGAAAAAATCGGCATTAATTGGTGATGTAGGCAGTTCGGAACTAGTAAATCTATGGCATTCCCAAACGCCAACTAACAGGACTAAAGTAGATAGCACGGAGCTATCTGCAACGAAGGAAATATCACGTTCATCTGCAATAACCCTTCTTAAACTAGCCACCAAGGATAAAGATCTTGTTCCAATCTTCCAGTTCTTCCCTGTGCATATATACATCATGTTATATTATGCTTCATTGGTCGTTTTAAATCCAAGTATGATTAATGAAATTTctcaaaaagaagctcAGCAAGGATTTACGTTAGTGACAAAGTTTAAGAATGTGCTTGAAGATGTTGCGATATCTGATAGAGTgctaaagaagaatttagTTAAAGCTTTGAGTCAGCTATTGCAGAACTTCAAGTTGGAGTTTTCTGCAATCAATAAGGATTCAAGAAAGGTATACGAGCTTATTGATCACGAGAAAACAACGACCCCAAATGAAAAGCAAAGACCAATTCTCGCATGGCCTGGGACTAATCCAGGACATCCATAA
- a CDS encoding BAR superfamily family and SH3 (Src homology 3 domains), giving the protein MELKTDSFKQQLSSLGDKVLKTPQQVKQRLYTGPRTKDVTVEELKNRFEVVHGCGIQLLHGCNQFSRNIQSLLVHFQRTIEIFNAIYDIKNDPDKSHRDFESLQKRFEIIKNKIEGDLPFFDQNVVLPIQNFHATCGNIQNTIDKRDLASYKADSLKHKLASISPQKLRTPGLKYENEKIKAESKYEKALKEYEPLNDQIRSELGIFLQMANSFFHDWFLNHYYITYSMYYNMYTFIGTCAEVRRIVIDSQTGIGTQDEFSPNSQQMISMIDIANNNLTTQFHNDFDVIAQEIKKLGISDFESFYARSTANANARRLLEGTNAEYSPIRHSSDIDSTRAYRHDQDFGLQYCKATTDFVPSPEDAENTLALRKDDVVKVYRKETEDWWYGQSLRTNKIGYFPLHCTTMANGLR; this is encoded by the coding sequence ATGGAATTGAAAACCGATTCTTTTAAACAGCAGCTTAGTTCTTTGGGGGACAAAGTGTTAAAGACTCCTCAACAGGTCAAGCAGAGACTATATACTGGACCAAGAACGAAAGATGTTACAGTAGAAGAGCTTAAGAACAGATTTGAAGTGGTACACGGTTGTGGCATTCAGCTACTTCATGGGTGCAATCAGTTTTCTAGGAACATCCAGAGTTTATTGGTTCATTTTCAACGCACGATTGAGATATTTAATGCAATCtatgatattaaaaatGATCCAGACAAGTCTCACAGAGATTTTGAGAGCTTACAAAAACGGTTTGAGATaatcaagaacaagatcGAGGGAGACTTGCCATTTTTTGACCAAAACGTGGTGCTCCCGattcaaaattttcatGCAACGTGTGGTAACATACAGAATACCATTGACAAAAGGGACTTGGCCTCTTACAAGGCCGACTCGCTGAAACACAAGTTGGCCAGCATTTCGCCACAAAAACTCCGTACTCCAGGTCTCAAGtacgaaaacgaaaagatcAAAGCCGAAAGTAAATACGAAAAGGCCTTGAAAGAGTACGAGCCCTTAAACGACCAGATACGCTCTGAATTGGGCATTTTCTTACAAATGGCAAATAGTTTCTTCCACGATTGGTTTTTGAACCACTACTACATCACATACTCCATGTACTACAACATGTACACATTCATTGGTACGTGCGCGGAGGTACGCCGTATTGTGATTGATTCACAAACCGGGATTGGGACACAGGACGAGTTCTCTCCCAACTCGCAGCAGATGATCAGTATGATCGATATCGCAAACAATAACTTAACCACCCAGTTCCACAATGATTTTGACGTCATAGCACAGGAAATTAAAAAGCTCGGCATCTCGGATTTTGAATCTTTCTACGCAAGATCCACGGCAAACGCAAATGCGCGGAGACTGCTGGAGGGCACCAATGCCGAGTATTCGCCAATTCGCCACAGTTCTGACATTGATAGCACACGCGCATATAGACACGATCAAGATTTCGGGTTGCAATACTGCAAGGCTACTACAGATTTTGTCCCCTCTCCAGAAGACGCAGAAAACACCCTAGCTCTAAGAAAAGACGATGTGGTTAAAGTTTACAGAAAGGAAACCGAGGACTGGTGGTATGGTCAATCGTTACGCACCAACAAAATTGGATATTTCCCACTCCACTGCACCACTATGGCAAATGGTTTACGCTAA
- the DAK1 gene encoding dihydroxyacetone kinase: MAVEIKSFEVSDPLNASLAGFAEINKNLTLIPKEKVFFRTTEKDKVALVSGGGSGHEPAHAGFVGKGCLSAAVCGDIFASPSTKQILNAIKVVAQNSKGVVLIVKNYTGDVLHFGLAAERARALGIDCSVVVVGDDVAVGRNKGGLVGRRALAGTVLVHKMVGAFTEKYSARYGVEGVVKVAHAINENLVTIGSSLDHCKVPGRKFETELNGKQMEVGMGIHNEPGVQVLDSIPSVEELVEKHMLPKLLDPKDKDRHFVEFDDSDEVVLLINNLGGVSNFILTAIVDVTRKYLKDNYKIVPVETVCGTVMTSFNGNGFSITLFNASRASATIKKEIKEIDSVLELLREPTDAPGWPVKEPEVKKAPSFDESLLEDVIDVQKAGAYDFAKVSELLKAGAEQLVKSEPHITHLDNQVGDGDCGYTLVAGAKAITENLNSVSSKYLSQTLAEFSDHIESAMGGTSGGLYSIFISGLSKGIIEECGDDNDAQVDKQKFGRALQTAYDTLCKYTRARPGDSTMIDALEPFVKEFSSSHDFHQAFLKAEKGAKSTGNLEAKFGRASYVEDTEAIPDPGAVGLVEFLKGVDSKLN, translated from the coding sequence atGGCAGTTGAAATCAAGTCGTTTGAAGTATCCGATCCATTGAATGCTAGTTTAGCAGGTTTTGCAGAGATCAATAAGAATCTCACTTTAATACCAAAGGAAAAGGTGTTCTTCAGAACCACTGAAAAGGATAAGGTTGCCCTTGTGtctggtggtggtagtggTCATGAGCCTGCACATGCTGGTTTTGTTGGGAAGGGATGTTTGAGCGCTGCGGTATGTGGTGATATATTTGCGTCACCTTCCACCAAGCAGATTTTGAATGCTATCAAGGTTGTTGCTCAGAACAGCAAGGGTGTGGTTTTGATTGTGAAGAACTATACCGGTGATGTTCTACACTTTGGCTTGGCCGCTGAACGTGCTAGAGCGCTTGGTATTGACTGTTctgtggttgttgttggcgATGACGTTGCTGTTGGAAGAAATAAGGGAGGATTGGTTGGTAGAAGGGCTTTGGCTGGAACTGTGTTGGTACATAAGATGGTTGGAGCATTTACTGAAAAGTATTCTGCCAGGTATGGTGTGGAAGGTGTGGTTAAAGTTGCGCATGCCATCAACGAAAACCTCGTTACCATTGGGTCGTCGTTAGATCATTGCAAAGTTCCGGGCAGAAAGTTCGAGACCGAGTTGAACGGCAAACAGATGGAAGTGGGTATGGGTATTCACAATGAACCAGGGGTTCAGGTCTTGGATTCCATTCCTTCGGTAGAAGAGTTGGTTGAAAAGCACATGTTGCCCAAGCTCTTAGATCCTAAAGATAAAGACAGGCACTTTGTTGAGTTTGATGATAGTGATGAGGTCGTGTTGCTAATCAACAACTTAGGGGGTGTCTCTAACTTTATTCTCACCGCTATCGTTGATGTTACCAGGAAATATCTAAAGGACAACTACAAAATTGTTCCAGTTGAAACTGTTTGTGGTACAGTGATGACCTCTTTCAATGGTAATGGTTTTAGCATTACCTTATTCAACGCTTCAAGGGCATCTGCAACcataaagaaagaaatcaaagaaatcgaTTCCGTTCTTGAGTTGTTGCGGGAACCAACTGATGCTCCTGGTTGGCCTGTGAAAGAACCTGAAGTTAAGAAAGCTCCTTCCTTTGACGAGTCATTGCTAGAAGATGTCATCGACGTGCAGAAAGCGGGAGCCTACGATTTTGCTAAGGTGTCGGAACTATTGAAGGCTGGTGCTGAACAATTGGTGAAAAGCGAGCCCCATATCACTCATTTAGACAACCAGGTCGGAGATGGTGACTGTGGGTACACCCTAGTTGCTGGTGCCAAGGCAATCACCGAAAATCTAAACTCAGTCTCTTCAAAATACCTTTCCCAAACTCTAGCAGAATTTTCGGACCACATTGAGTCCGCTATGGGTGGTACATCTGGTGGATTATACTCCATCTTTATATCGGGTCTCTCTAAGGGAATCATTGAGGAGTGCGGTGATGACAATGATGCCCAAGTTGATAAGCAGAAATTTGGCCGCGCTTTACAAACAGCCTACGACACATTATGTAAGTATACAAGAGCCAGACCCGGTGACTCGACAATGATTGATGCTTTGGAACCATTTGTGAAGGAGTTCTCCTCGTCACATGATTTCCACCAGGCATTCTTGAAGGCAGAAAAGGGTGCAAAGTCAACGGGGAACCTTGAAGCTAAGTTTGGTCGTGCATCATACGTAGAAGATACGGAAGCAATTCCAGATCCAGGTGCCGTTGGTCTAGTAGAGTTTTTGAAGGGTGTGGATTCAAAGCTCAACTAG